A single region of the Sorghum bicolor cultivar BTx623 chromosome 7, Sorghum_bicolor_NCBIv3, whole genome shotgun sequence genome encodes:
- the LOC8060959 gene encoding uncharacterized protein LOC8060959, with protein MGILGKGSGWCFCSRGAKLERIKSSLLAAKGAAVAAVSFPSGGGGGGAGGKGGSGFLIHRGLLLTTHGTIPSAAAAAIAEVRLSHGRLLARLVPQRFFITSSILDLTIVGLDVVDDDLSSHGQQPHFLKTCLNPSLDLGSTVLLLGHNRNDLAVGEGKVVIATDNLIKFSIDEVLWHPGSAGFDMHGNLAFMVCDPMKIAPSTPNGYASASSAALCTSRKDVPAQFGIPIPAVCEWLKQHWNGSLEDVSKPMMTPARLTTSGERSGRSSFGHLRYIKTTEVEGGGVLSSSQMPPRPTWQHGACSSASAKISHGEKDSIGSHSFHGQHELTSKFSKPQKEQATSLVEHSRSIRLPLPLKQMMPDENKNEANRQALHRTQRSHVQMNCGTLHNVAYHENCWSEVQSSSSPLAISEVGDERGGFSSGEETMYSAETRESRNIPSPKEKKAEVVGRSQSFVNHNKWDSPKSVESSRGFPSKSQTFIPLRKPHLQAAAISQKSQDYFSPTVSSNMKKRNLSQTPMKPRQRSQVTSKWIT; from the exons ATGGGGATCCTGGGCAAAGGCTCGGGGTGGTGCTTCTGCTCCCGCGGGGCCAAGCTGGAGCGGATCAAGTCCAGCCTCCTCGCCGCAAAGGGCGCCGCCGTAGCCGCCGTATCCTtccccagcggcggcggcggaggaggagctggagGGAAAGGTGGGAGTGGGTTCCTCATCCACCGCGGCCTCCTGCTCACCACGCACGGCACCATTCCctcggccgccgcggcggccatCGCCGAGGTCCGGCTCAGCCACGGCCGCCTCCTAGCTCGCCTGGTGCCGCAGAG GTTTTTTATTACCAGTTCTATTCTTGACCTTACAATAGTTGGCCTTGACGTTGTGGATGATGACCTGAGTTCACATGGGCAGCAGCCTCATTTTTTGAAAACTTGCTTGAACCCCAGCTTGGACCTTGGCAGTACAGTTTTGCTACTGGGCCACAACAGAAATGATTTGGCTGTAGGAGAGGGGAAGGTTGTAATAGCTACAGACAACCTTATAAAGTTCTCAATTGATGAAGTCTTGTGGCATCCTGGATCTGCTGGGTTTGATATGCACGGTAATCTAGCTTTTATGGTCTGTGATCCCATGAAGATTGCACCTTCTACACCTAATGGGTATGCTTCTGCTTCATCAGCTGCCCTTTGTACATCAAGAAAGGATGTGCCCGCACAGTTTGGGATCCCTATTCCTGCAGTATGCGAATGGTTAAAACAACACTGGAATGGTAGCTTAGAAGATGTTAGCAAGCCGATGATGACTCCTGCACGATTGACAACCTCTGGTGAACGAAGTGGGCGTTCTTCCTTTGGTCATCTTCGTTATATTAAGACCACGGAGGTAGAAGGTGGTGGTGTCTTGTCATCATCGCAGATGCCACCAAGACCAACATGGCAGCATGGAGCATGCAGTTCAGCATCTGCCAAGATTTCACATGGCGAAAAGGATTCCATTGGCTCACATTCTTTCCATGGGCAACATGAGCTGACCTCAAAATTTTCCAAACCTCAGAAAGAGCAAGCTACTTCACTTGTGGAGCATTCAAGATCTATTCGCCTACCCCTTCCCTTAAAGCAAATGATGCCCGATGAGAACAAGAATGAGGCGAACAGGCAAGCTCTGCACAGAACACAACGATCTCATGTGCAAATGAACTGTGGTACTCTTCACAATGTTGCTTACCATGAAAATTGCTGGAGTGAGGTGCAGTCCAGTTCCTCCCCACTTGCGATATCCGAAGTAGGAGATGAGAGGGGTGGTTTTAGCAGTGGGGAAGAGACAATGTACTCTGCTGAAACAAGGGAAAGCCGGAACATTCCAAGTCCAAAGGAAAAGAAAGCCGAGGTGGTTGGTAGATCACAGAGTTTTGTGAACCATAACAAATGGGACTCGCCTAAAAGTGTTGAATCTtcgagaggttttccttcgaagtCACAGACCTTCATTCCTTTAAGGAAACCACATCTACAGGCTGCAGCCATTTCACAGAAGAGCCAAGATTATTTCAGCCCGACTGTCTCGTCAAACATGAAGAAGAGGAACCTGTCCCAAACTCCCATGAAACCCAGGCAGCGTTCTCAAGTTACGTCAAAGTGGATAACTTGA
- the LOC8060960 gene encoding uncharacterized protein LOC8060960: MGRARSAVVHTSFCPSRLLVADAKAPGSVLSSSRPPAALLHLSIPAPTRIQQGIDRLAIGAFPQPQPTPLNGRRSGTPIPTPSRRTAADPVKPIRFVFGGSRGGRRGPINRSGEMRQQRGGVGVGAGRRGDDPGLLTRAVDRVFRFVRLAEFEIFFVLFFLIAFFLFKNLMSRPEYNQLFVKKPDLDDPWP; the protein is encoded by the exons ATGGGCCGGGCTCGATCTGCTGTGGTCCACACCAGCTTCTGTCCTTCTCGGTTGCTGGTTGCAGACGCCAAAGCTCCCGGTTCCGTTCTCTCGTCGTCCCGCCCCCCAGCAGCCCTGCTCCACCTCTCCATCCCCGCGCCAACGCGTATCCAACAAGGGATCGACCGATTGGCGATCGGGGCCTTCCCTCAGCCACAGCCCACGCCGTTGAACGGCCGGAGATCTGGTACCCCCATCCCCACTCCCTCTCGCCGGACAGCTGCAGATCCGGTCAAGCCGATACGATTCGTATTCGGTGGTAGCAGAGGAGGAAGACGCGGGCCGATCAATCGATCGGGAGAGATGCGGCAGCAGCGGGGCGGGGTCGGGGTCGGGGCCGGGAGGAGGGGGGACGACCCGGGGCTCCTCACGAGGGCCGTCGACAGGGTGTTCCGCTTCGTCCGCCTCGCCGAGTTCGAGATCTTCTTCGTCCTCTTCTTCCTCATCGCCTTCTTCCTCTTCAAGAACCTC ATGTCACGGCCTGAATACAATCAGCTATTTGTCAAGAAGCCCGATCTAGATGACCCCTGGCCTTAG
- the LOC8060961 gene encoding GDT1-like protein 4 produces the protein MRRSRLVFRPAAMHRRAALAAAAVLLLALSVPVSVSAADVQAADGAAGNGTGVGLDRRTKMFLHHTAGARAAAAQDTGLGHLDAFFASLSIIVVSEIGDETFIIAALMAMRHPKSTVLSGALSALVVMTVLSTGLGRIVPNLISRKHTNSAATVLYAFFGLRLLYIAWRSDSKASQKKEIEEVEEKLEAGQGKSTFRRVFSRFCTPIFLESFVLTFLAEWGDRSQIATIALATHKNAVGVATGATLGHTICTSIAVVGGSMLASKISQGTVATIGGLLFLGFSLSSYFYPPL, from the exons ATGCGCAGATCTCGCCTCGTTTTCCGCCCCGCTGCGATGCATAGGCGCGCTGCGTTAGCCGCGGCCGCTGTCCTCCTCCTCGCGCTCTCCGTTCCCGTCTCCGTCTCCGCCGCCGATGTCCAG GCTGCTGATGGCGCTGCCGGGAATGGCACTGGCGTCGGCCTCGACCGCCGCACCAAG ATGTTCCTCCACCACACGGCTGGGGCGCGGGCGGCTGCGGCGCAGGACACGGGGCTGGGACACTTGGATGCCTTCTTCGCCAGCCTGTCCATAATCGTCGTCAGCGAG ATTGGCGATGAGACGTTCATCATTGCGGCGCTGATGGCGATGCGGCACCCCAAGTCGACTGTGCTCTCGGGCGCACTGTCGGCGCTTGTCGTTATGACG GTACTGTCAACTGGACTAGGCAGAATCGTTCCGAATTTGATATCGAGGAAGCACACTAACAGTGCAGCGACAG TCCTGTACGCATTTTTTGGGCTACGGCTTCTGTACATTGCTTGGCGGTCGGATTCCAAGGCATCACAGAAAAAGGAAATAGAAGAA GTAGAGGAAAAGCTGGAAGCAGGCCAAGGGAAGTCGACATTTAGACGTGTTTTCTCGAGATTCTGCACTCCTATTTTCCTGGAG TCATTTGTGTTGACCTTCTTGGCGGAGTGGGGTGACCGAAGTCAGATAGCTACAATAGCG CTGGCAACCCACAAAAATGCGGTCGGAGTCGCTACAGGAGCAACCTTGGGGCACACCATCTGCACGTCGATCGCCGTGGTGGGCGGCAGCATGCTGGCCTCCAAGATATCACAGGGCACGGTCGCCACCATCGGAGGCCTCCTTTTCCTTGGGTTCTCTCTTTCGTCATATTTCTACCCTCCATTGTAG
- the LOC8060962 gene encoding uncharacterized protein LOC8060962, which translates to MEEKKTDLLRKLTIVSIPFVFVAIPSVVIIVGMLSPHAAEPRDGSSPAPPGQNHSVSMLSTMTGGQMILSCRAAFSGNWEYFHYFILDPYKPQQAFFQPQADPYVLFCKWGYMGNFLQDVVVFNSSASWAPHCRVDNGGCRYLFQDGHMFLVTGKHGGDSEAHRVKVVEETTEEQAPAPGPGLGFGFGPGPSQGPAQALPAPAIAPAPSPSPEAHSDGKEKTLIGDVLLRECKHVLGLFPTMCRKKPHNHRYVGKIIGRWRWWFNY; encoded by the coding sequence ATGGAGGAGAAGAAGACGGACCTGCTCCGGAAGCTGACGATCGTGTCGATCCCGTTCGTGTTCGTGGCGATCCCGTCGGTGGTGATCATCGTGGGCATGCTGTCCCCGCACGCGGCGGAGCCCCGGGACGGGtcgtcgccggcgccgccggggCAGAACCACTCGGTGTCGATGCTGAGCACGATGACGGGGGGGCAGATGATCCTGAGCTGCCGCGCCGCCTTCTCGGGCAACTGGGAGTACTTCCACTACTTCATCCTGGACCCCTACAAGCCGCAGCAGGCCTTCTTCCAGCCGCAGGCCGACCCCTACGTCCTCTTCTGCAAGTGGGGCTACATGGGCAACTTCCTCCAGGACGTCGTCGTCTTCAACAGCTCCGCCTCCTGGGCGCCGCACTGCCGCGTCGACAACGGCGGCTGCCGCTACCTCTTCCAGGACGGCCACATGTTCCTCGTCACCGGCAAGCACGGCGGCGACAGCGAGGCCCACAGGGTGAAGGTGGTGGAGGAGACGACTGAAGAACAAGCGCCTGCACCTGGTCCTGGTcttggttttggttttggtcctGGTCCGAGTCAGGGTCCAGCCCAGGCACTACCGGCTCCGGCAATAGCTCCggctccgtctccgtctccggaAGCGCATTCAGATGGGAAGGAGAAGACCCTGATCGGAGACGTGCTGCTCAGGGAGTGCAAGCATGTGCTCGGCTTGTTCCCCACCATGTGCCGGAAAAAGCCGCACAACCACCGGTACGTCGGAAAGATCATCggccggtggcggtggtggttcAACTACTAG
- the LOC8062406 gene encoding ubiquitin carboxyl-terminal hydrolase 2, producing MGKTPPKKEAEGSPRNKARRVDDAAPTTGSVASAPSPTGKTPPKAEEAEGSPRKKAPRLDDAALATAPGASERKPTGKSPPKGVAEGSPPKRSRSPRNKSPRRQDKWPAAALPLLTVPESSELIVEAAGRASDEKRCKCNHVITDSAIEKLIASLRSKDAWTCYGCWHEFKKGIIRIRPEKSDLLICVTCYDHLCCGVGSIAYPFGHSRAHALKKKHWFAVLYCDPERGYCFKCNTEVPMPVKFGDGDEVGLQEIRNIVSRKLLAAPPSVGQTEAVNPKKVEMTGKVQAESHPSGFGVDLADKWPSYGSRSSDSQGYAIRGIPNRGNTCYMSAVLQCLFVLGKLRERMLALDRPKSRLVKVLKELFLEASAAGDLLNPNEVLECVSKDCAPRFRVGAMEDSHELLMALRDLWNQGEVNDNWQSHAPTAMDSIFRFKMLQTLSCKKCGYSSPTSVDLWDLKLDFPSKWHPTKSAASQQTSESPRSRKREIAGQLFPADVQRNLEKMQIVSGYSHVIGSEVTLEETQKPLEVDSTQAQHISQSKDVVQSRLQIQEGKSVDSRTEDSMSIEEFLMLFSEEDQIVWKCTNCAKDHEEPSASQSKSGEQIVGSGNEDDVGDTNKILRFTMLPPVLTLHLNRTSHLEGANGIKITRHVRFMEYLDVKPFMDPSFVDKGRTLYRLAGVVQHIDIGNGKRSLKSGHYIAYVRARRLGHQQEGSSCSSSWFCADDSDIKQVTLEEVLNCEAYILFYERMEGEDISGIRRQN from the exons ATGGGGAAGACGCCTCCGAAGAAGGAGGCGGAGGGAAGCCCCCGGAATAAAGCTCGGCGGGTGGATGACGCGGCTCCGACTACGGGTTCTGTGGCGTCGGCACCGAGTCCGACGGGGAAGACGCCGCCgaaggcggaggaggcggagggAAGTCCGCGGAAGAAAGCTCCGCGGCTGGACGACGCGGCTCTGGCTACGGCTCCTGGGGCGTCGGAGCGGAAACCGACGGGGAAGTCGCCGCCGAAGGGTGTGGCGGAGGGAAGCCCGCCGAAGAGATCTCGAAGCCCGCGGAATAAATCTCCGCGGCGGCAGGACAAATGGCCCGCAGCGGCACTGCCTCTGCTTACGGTTCCTGAGTCGTCGGAGCTGATCGTGGAAGCAGCGGGGCGGGCCAGCGATGAGAAGCGGTGCAAGTGCAATCACGTCATCACTGACAGTGCTATCGAGAAATTGATTGCATCGCTCAGGTCCAAGGACGCATGGACTTGCTATGGTTGTTGGCACGAATTCAAGAAGGGGATCATCAGAATCAGGCCCGAGAAGAGCGATCTCTTGATCTGCGTGACATGCTACGACCATCTCTGCTGCGGGGTTGGGTCAATTGCTTACCCGTTTGGGCACTCTCGAGCACACGCCCTGAAGAAGAAGCACTGGTTTGCTGTTCTGTACTGTGATCCAGAAAGAGGATACTGCTTCAAGTGTAACACTGAGGTGCCAATgccggtcaaatttggggatggTGACGAGGTTGGTCTTCAAGAGATCCGCAATATTGTCAGTCGAAAGTTACTGGCTGCCCCACCATCTGTTG GTCAAACTGAGGCGGTCAATCCAAAGAAGGTGGAAATGACGGGCAAAGTTCAGGCAGAAAGCCATCCATCTGGGTTTGGTGTGGATCTTGCAGACAAATGGCCTAGCTATGGATCCAGATCATCTGATTCGCAAGGCTATGCTATCAGAGGGATACCAAATCGAGGAAACACATGCTACATGAGTGCAGTATTGCAGTGCCTATTTGTGCTTGGTAAGCTGCGAGAAAGGATGTTAGCATTGGATCGTCCAAAAAGTCGCCTTGTCAAGGTACTCAAGGAGCTTTTTCTGGAGGCAAGTGCTGCAGGAGACTTGCTGAACCCAAATGAAGTTTTGGAATGTGTAAGCAAGGACTGTGCGCCACGATTCAGAGTTGGGGCTATGGAAGACAGCCACGAATTGCTTATGGCCTTGCGCGACCTTTGGAACCAAGGTGAGGTGAATGATAACTGGCAAAGTCATGCCCCTACAGCAATGGATTCCATTTTTAGGTTTAAGATGCTTCAGACACTATCCTGCAAAAAATGTGGTTATTCGTCTCCGACATCCGTTGATTTATGGGACCTGAAATTGGATTTCCCATCAAAGTGGCATCCAACTAAAAGTGCTGCATCACAACAAACAAGCGAGAGCCCCAGATCTCGAAAGAGGGAGATTGCTGGTCAATTATTTCCAGCAGATGTGCAGAGAAACTTGGAAAAGATGCAAATAGTTTCTGGTTATTCTCATGTTATTGGTTCAGAGGTGACTTTGGAGGAAACACAAAAGCCTTTGGAAGTTG ATTCTACTCAAGCGCAACATATCAGTCAAAGCAAGGATGTTGTACAGAGTCGTTTGCAGATTCAGGAGGGCAAGTCTGTTGATTCACGGACAGAAGATTCAATGTCAATTGAAGAATTCCTAATGCTGTTTTCTGAAGAAGACCAGATAGTATGGAAGTGTACTAATTGTGCCAAGGATCATGAGGAGCCAAGTGCCAGTCAAAGTAAAAGTGGTGAGCAGATAGTGGGAAGCGGCAATGAAGATGATGTTGGAGATACTAATAAGATTCTTCGTTTTACCATGCTTCCACCTGTGTTAACTCTCCACCTTAATAGAACTTCTCACCTTGAGGGAGCTAATGGGATCAAAATAACTCGCCATGTGAGATTTATGGAATACCTTGATGTAAAGCCATTCATGGACCCCAG CTTTGTCGACAAAGGAAGGACCCTCTATCGTCTAGCTGGTGTTGTACAGCACATTGACATTGGCAACGGCAAGAGATCCTTGAAGTCAGGACACTACATTGCGTACGTTAGAGCAAGAAGGCTTGGACATCAGCAAGAGGGTAGCAGCTGTTCTTCCTCATGGTTTTGTGCAGACGACAGTGATATCAAACAAGTCACTCTTGAAGAAGTTCTCAACTGTGAGGCCTATATTCTTTTCTATGAGAGGATGGAAGGCGAAGACATTTCTGGCATAAGACGTCAGAACTAA
- the LOC8060963 gene encoding ubiquitin carboxyl-terminal hydrolase 2 codes for MGDMRLRPWEADESSRSRDSKALRLDLLATTATVLGSRREDCPELTDNHHDDWCCDHVPTDSAHKDILSLSLLSDDAGICKDCSREEGASGQPKYHRILVCLECGRHSCGDLRSYLPYGHARDHARQEQHWVAALFDDPQTGLCFKCECERPVYPEPDDELGMIFNEIKADGSGHAFGFNMPCDLATELLNLRDAWQWHAAELISANAQEQGYAIKGMPNCGNTCYMNAMVQCLLALDKLRARMLGPDPPPGDIGMALRELFVEVSTIDSAGGLLNPDKLLRIVRLYASKYEGYKMHDSYELLESLRNALQDEENGIETPCRERGGDPTVVDSIFRGELFERRSCLYCQSASTFHGYFWDLSLSLPSKENLSKSLKSQQKKTATELLSVNMSNLGKINAKSGDSHLLVSELNDLVVDKTSDHMEVGEFLCTPTLIKNS; via the coding sequence ATGGGTGACATGAGGCTGAGACCATGGGAGGCGGATGAGAGCTCGCGGTCGCGGGATTCCAAAGCTCTGCGGCTGGACTTGTTGGCTACAACGGCAACGGTGTTGGGCTCTCGTCGGGAGGACTGCCCCGAGCTGACCGACAACCACCACGACGATTGGTGTTGCGATCATGTCCCCACAGACAGCGCTCACAAGGATattctaagcttgtccttgctaTCCGACGACGCGGGGATATGCAAGGATTGCTCGCGCGAGGAGGGGGCCAGTGGCCAGCCCAAGTATCACCGTATCCTGGTGTGCCTAGAGTGCGGTCGGCATTCCTGCGGGGATTTGAGGAGCTACCTCCCATACGGCCACGCTCGGGATCACGCCAGGCAGGAGCAGCACTGGGTCGCCGCGCTCTTCGACGATCCACAGACTGGATTATGCTTCAAGTGCGAGTGTGAAAGGCCTGTTTATCCAGAGCCAGACGACGAGTTGGGGATGATCTTTAACGAAATAAAGGCAGATGGCAGTGGCCATGCGTTTGGATTCAACATGCCATGTGATCTCGCCACTGAGTTGCTTAATCTCAGAGACGCATGGCAATGGCATGCGGCTGAGCTCATATCGGCGAATGCGCAAGAGCAAGGCTATGCTATCAAAGGGATGCCGAACTGTGGGAACACATGCTACATGAATGCAATGGTGCAGTGCCTCCTCGCGCTCGACAAGCTACGTGCAAGGATGTTGGGACCGGATCCTCCGCCGGGTGACATTGGGATGGCTCTGAGAGAGCTTTTTGTGGAGGTAAGCACTATTGATTCTGCAGGAGGCCTACTGAACCCAGATAAGCTCTTGAGAATTGTGCGCTTATATGCTAGCAAGTACGAAGGCTACAAGATGCATGATAGCTACGAACTGCTTGAGTCCTTGCGCAATGCCTTGCAGGACGAGGAAAATGGAATTGAGACTCCTTGCAGGGAAAGAGGAGGCGATCCAACAGTTGTTGATTCGATTTTCAGGGGTGAACTGTTCGAGAGACGGTCGTGCTTATATTGTCAGTCTGCTTCAACTTTCCATGGATATTTCTGGGATCTCTCACTATCGCTGCCATCAAAGGAGAATCTAAGCAAGAGTCTCAAGTCTCAACAAAAGAAGACTGCTACTGAATTACTTTCAGTAAACATGAGTAACTTGGGAAAGATCAATGCGAAAAGTGGTGATTCCCATCTTCTTGTTTCAGAATTGAATGATTTGGTTGTGGACAAAACATCAGACCATATGGAAGTTGGTGAGTTTCTTTGTACTCCTACACTTATAAAAAATTCCTAA
- the LOC8060964 gene encoding polycomb group RING finger protein 6: MEGRVLRRSVTLADQLAAVGPAPSVAVAGPGGAAAAGSCNLRDLLKLRDEDDLASAGRRAAVTLASAMAAERQVSAPSPSLSLSPPSSSSPATAAAAAAAAAARTLLDIIRDDQPPASGPSSGDPFVRRAVSLPPPTTATASPPAPTLAAAEAAPAPPPPPPAAAAADEEEQEQRVSLMALLEQTDRQWSAVPGATTQPEEEEEEEEEEDSAALEALEPVDDDAELEPEAAGRGVVAGCCCVCMARAKGAAFIPCGHTFCRACARELLAGRGRCPLCNAAIVDVLDIF; the protein is encoded by the coding sequence ATGGAGGGGCGGGTGCTGCGGCGCAGCGTGACGCTGGCGGACCAGCTCGCCGCGGTGGGGCCGGCGCCGTCGGTCGCGGTCGCGGGGCCCGGGGGCGCCGCCGCTGCAGGGTCCTGCAACCTCCGCGACCTGCTCAAGCTCCGCGACGAGGACGACCTCGCGTCGGCCGGGCGCCGCGCCGCCGTCACGCTCGcctccgccatggccgccgaGAGGCAGGTCtcggcgccgtcgccgtcgctctCGCTCTCGcccccgtcgtcgtcgtcccccGCTACagccgcggcggccgcggccgcggccgcggcgcgtaccctcctcgacatcatcCGCGACGACCAACCTCCCGCCTCGGGGCCCTCCTCCGGCGACCCCTTCGTCCGCCGCGCCGTGTCGCTGCCACCCccgaccacggccacggcctCCCCGCCGGCACCGACActcgccgccgccgaggccgcCCCTGCCCCTCCCCCGCCTCCacccgcggccgcggcggcagatgaggaggagcaggagcagagGGTCTCCCTGATGGCGCTCCTGGAGCAGACGGACCGGCAGTGGAGCGCCGTTCCGGGCGCCACAACccagcccgaagaagaagaagaagaagaagaagaagaagattcaGCGGCGTTGGAGGCGCTGGAACCGGTCGACGACGACGCGGAGCTGGAGCCGGAGGCGGCGGGGAGAGGCGTGGTCGCCGGTTGCTGCTGCGTGTGCATGGCCCGGGCCAAGGGCGCGGCCTTCATCCCCTGCGGCCACACCTTCTGCCGCGCCTGCGCCCGCGAGCTCCTCGCCGGCCGCGGCCGCTGCCCGCTCTGCAACGCCGCTATCGTCGACGTCCTCGACATCTTCTGA